The following proteins are encoded in a genomic region of Cryptomeria japonica chromosome 11, Sugi_1.0, whole genome shotgun sequence:
- the LOC131076347 gene encoding AAA-ATPase At3g50940 encodes MEMWSGLGTVMATILLIRSIAKEYLPPEFHDHFTGFLRKLSKYFSSYITIIIDENEGMKVSEVYESVQLYLSVRSSSAASRLKLNKPKNAKEFTYTMDKNQQIVDEFDGVKAWWTFHSRELKQQMFSWNSISDEKRYFELKFHKKDKSKVFETYLPHVMAEAKKIELQNRHRKIYTNKGGENRSYEYRNRVWTPVVFDHPSTFETLALDPELKDDVQRDLTKFSQREMYYKKVGRAWKRGYLLYGPPGTGKSSMIAAISNHLHYDIYDLELTEVKSNTELRKLLIATTNKSIIVIEDIDCSLDLTDRKKKPKKESKEESDPATGKPENEPPESKVTLSGVLNFTDGLWSCCGSERIIIFTTNHVDRLDPALLRSGRMDKHIHLSFCTFPAFKVLAKNYLGVDDHPLFEQVEVLMKEAQITPADVSEELMRASDNPTGALENLIVSLGKAKEKADLALASSNGSGEANLVAEESVIPEEPHSNEGSSESLADEEKSPSI; translated from the coding sequence ATGGAGATGTGGTCGGGTCTGGGGACGGTCATGGCGACAATTCTGCTGATCAGATCAATAGCTAAAGAATATCTTCCGCCGGAGTTCCACGACCATTTTACAGGGTTTCTGAGGAAACTCTCTAAGTATTTCTCGTCATACATCACCATTATCATTGACGAAAACGAGGGCATGAAAGTAAGCGAGGTTTATGAGTCAGTTCAGTTATATTTAAGCGTGCGATCCTCTTCTGCAGCCAGTAGATTAAAGCTTAACAAGCCGAAGAACGCCAAGGAGTTCACCTACACCATGGATAAGAATCAACAGATCGTCGATGAATTCGACGGCGTCAAAGCCTGGTGGACTTTCCACAGCAGAGAGCTCAAACAGCAGATGTTTTCCTGGAATTCCATCTCAGACGAAAAGCGGTATTTTGAGCTCAAATTCCACAAGAAGGACAAGTCCAAGGTTTTTGAAACCTATCTGCCGCACGTCATGGCGGAAGCCAAAAAAATCGAGCTCCAAAACCGGCATCGGAAGATTTACACTAACAAAGGCGGCGAGAACAGGTCGTATGAGTACAGAAACCGGGTTTGGACACCGGTGGTTTTCGATCATCCGTCGACCTTCGAAACCCTGGCTCTTGACCCTGAGTTAAAGGACGACGTACAGAGAGACCTCACAAAGTTCTCACAGAGGGAAATGTATTATAAGAAGGTCGGCCGTGCCTGGAAAAGGGGGTATTTGCTCTACGGCCCGCCGGGAACCGGAAAATCGAGCATGATTGCTGCAATTTCTAATCatttgcactatgatatttatgaCCTGGAGCTAACCGAAGTTAAGAGCAATACTGAGCTCAGAAAGCTTCTGATTGCTACCACTAACAAGTCAATTATTGTGATTGAGGACATCGACTGTTCGCTGGATCTGACGGATCGGAAAAAGAAGCCTAAGAAAGAGAGCAAGGAAGAGTCCGATCCGGCCACCGGAAAACCAGAGAACGAGCCGCCGGAAAGCAAGGTGACTTTGTCCGGGGTTTTAAATTTCACAGATGGCTTGTGGTCCTGTTGCGGCAGCGAGCGGATTATTATTTTTACGACAAATCATGTTGATAGGCTGGATCCTGCGCTTCTTCGGTCAGGGCGCATGGATAAGCATATTCATTTGTCTTTCTGCACTTTTCCTGCATTTAAAGTTCTTGCTAAAAATTATCTTGGCGTTGACGATCATCCTCTGTTTGAACAAGTTGAGGTTTTGATGAAGGAGGCGCAGATTACACCAGCGGATGTAAGCGAGGAATTGATGAGGGCGAGTGATAATCCCACTGGTGCGCTTGAAAACCTGATTGTATCACTTGGCAAGGCTAAGGAAAAGGCTGATCTTGCATTGGCTAGTTCAAATGGCAGTGGAGAAGCAAATTTAGTTGCAGAAGAATCCGTGATACCTGAAGAGCCACATTCAAATGAGGGAAGTTCTGAATCTCTAGCAGACGAGGAAAAATCTCcgagtatttaa